The following proteins are co-located in the Nocardia bhagyanarayanae genome:
- a CDS encoding DUF742 domain-containing protein produces the protein MDIEDHRVGSAEPSLVRPYSLTAGRTRPTVELALEALVASHPVALERQFELTNIETSIVELCRESPSVAEVAARLGIPIGVARVLVADLIEAGHVRVSATLKDDSSDDERRELIERVLSGLRRI, from the coding sequence ATGGACATAGAAGATCACCGCGTGGGGAGCGCCGAGCCGAGCCTCGTTCGCCCATACTCGTTGACCGCGGGCCGTACCAGGCCCACGGTCGAGTTGGCGTTGGAGGCGCTCGTCGCATCGCATCCGGTCGCCCTGGAGCGGCAGTTCGAACTGACCAACATCGAAACGTCAATCGTGGAGTTGTGCAGAGAATCGCCGTCCGTTGCCGAAGTAGCGGCTCGACTGGGAATTCCGATAGGTGTGGCACGGGTACTCGTTGCCGACCTGATCGAGGCCGGTCATGTGCGCGTTTCCGCGACTTTGAAAGACGATTCCAGCGACGATGAACGTCGCGAGCTGATCGAAAGGGTTCTCAGTGGACTCCGGCGTATTTGA
- a CDS encoding roadblock/LC7 domain-containing protein has translation MNPDLGGTNRQLDWLVSNFANEVPGVAHAVLVSADGLLMAASAQLPVDRAEQLSAVTAGLASLSVGVSNLFEGGTVLQSVVEMEHGYLLLMAVGDGSYLAVLTNTSCDIGQVGYEMALLVERVGQTVQATPRVTMGS, from the coding sequence ATGAACCCCGATCTAGGTGGTACGAACCGTCAGCTGGATTGGCTGGTTTCGAACTTCGCCAACGAGGTTCCTGGCGTAGCTCATGCCGTCCTGGTCTCGGCTGACGGCCTACTCATGGCCGCGAGTGCCCAGCTGCCCGTCGACCGCGCTGAACAGCTCTCGGCGGTCACCGCCGGCCTTGCCAGCCTCTCCGTCGGCGTCTCGAACCTGTTCGAGGGCGGTACGGTGCTGCAGTCGGTCGTCGAGATGGAGCACGGATACCTACTGCTGATGGCGGTGGGCGACGGCTCCTATCTCGCGGTACTGACCAACACGTCCTGCGACATCGGACAGGTCGGATACGAGATGGCTCTGTTGGTCGAGCGTGTTGGCCAGACTGTGCAGGCCACGCCACGCGTCACGATGGGTTCCTGA